A section of the Methanococcus vannielii SB genome encodes:
- the purB gene encoding adenylosuccinate lyase has translation MAIHPIDFRYGTLEMKRVWEEETKLQKMLEVEAALAMAEAELEMIPMEAAVEINKKKSTEFVKLERVKEIESVTKHDVVSVVKAFAEQCEGNAGEYIHFGSTSNDIIDTAQSLQFKDACDIILEKLKTLRSELLKKAEGHKNTVCIGRTHGQHAVPTTYGMKFALWATEIQRHVERLETCKKRLCVSMITGAVGTMAAIGENGILVHNRVGEILELTPVLISNQVVQRDRHGEFMSILALIAQTLNKIGITVRSMQRSEIKELEEEFDASKQTGSSTMPHKRNPITFEQICGLSRIVKANALAEFDNIPLWEERDLTNSSSERCLFPESCVIIDHILNLSIKGMRKLTVNIENVNKNLELTKGLIMAERVMMFLANSGMGRQTGHETVRRCAMKAHDEGRHLKEVLLEEPEIMKYVSVAEIEKMFDYTTYIGLAPEIVENVIIESKNWK, from the coding sequence ATGGCTATTCATCCGATAGATTTTAGGTACGGAACTTTAGAAATGAAAAGAGTATGGGAAGAAGAAACCAAACTTCAAAAAATGCTTGAAGTGGAAGCAGCTCTTGCTATGGCTGAAGCTGAGCTTGAAATGATTCCAATGGAAGCAGCAGTTGAAATAAATAAGAAAAAATCAACAGAATTTGTAAAACTTGAAAGAGTAAAAGAAATTGAAAGTGTAACAAAACACGACGTTGTTTCCGTAGTAAAAGCATTTGCAGAACAGTGTGAAGGTAATGCTGGCGAATACATTCATTTTGGCTCGACTTCAAACGATATTATAGATACTGCACAGTCACTTCAATTTAAAGATGCTTGTGATATTATTCTTGAAAAATTAAAAACCTTAAGAAGCGAACTCTTAAAAAAAGCAGAAGGACATAAAAATACTGTCTGTATTGGAAGAACACACGGCCAACATGCAGTTCCAACAACTTATGGAATGAAATTTGCATTATGGGCTACAGAAATTCAACGGCATGTTGAAAGGCTTGAAACTTGTAAAAAAAGGCTTTGTGTTTCAATGATTACAGGGGCAGTTGGAACAATGGCTGCAATTGGCGAAAATGGAATTTTGGTTCATAATAGAGTTGGTGAAATTTTAGAGCTTACTCCAGTATTAATATCAAACCAAGTTGTTCAAAGGGATAGACACGGGGAATTTATGTCCATTCTTGCACTAATCGCACAAACATTAAATAAAATTGGGATTACGGTAAGAAGTATGCAGAGAAGTGAAATAAAAGAATTAGAAGAAGAATTTGACGCTTCAAAACAGACCGGTTCATCAACAATGCCTCATAAAAGAAACCCGATTACTTTTGAACAGATTTGCGGCCTTTCAAGAATTGTAAAAGCAAACGCACTTGCAGAATTTGATAATATTCCGTTATGGGAAGAAAGAGATTTAACAAATTCATCGTCTGAAAGATGTTTATTCCCGGAATCTTGTGTAATTATAGACCATATACTAAACCTTTCAATAAAAGGAATGAGAAAATTAACTGTAAATATTGAAAATGTTAATAAAAACCTTGAATTGACAAAAGGGCTCATTATGGCTGAAAGAGTCATGATGTTTTTAGCAAACAGTGGAATGGGTAGACAGACTGGCCACGAAACAGTTAGAAGATGTGCAATGAAAGCTCATGATGAAGGAAGGCACTTAAAAGAAGTATTATTAGAAGAACCGGAAATTATGAAATACGTTTCAGTTGCTGAAATTGAAAAAATGTTTGATTATACTACCTACATTGGTTTAGCGCCTGAAATTGTAGAAAATGTAATTATTGAATCTAAAAATTGGAAATAG
- a CDS encoding MarR family winged helix-turn-helix transcriptional regulator — MKIEESIDIISKYVCKCHEEHIKKILDEKDINKLTMSQILYLEVIYEFKNPTFRQIAEKLNVSKPSVTAAIQKLIHTGYVEKKQSIEDKREYHLILTKKGHMLVNVNIDAHNAFINKIKEILDNNEFEIFQKHSEKLAKKLQELK; from the coding sequence ATGAAAATAGAAGAATCAATTGATATAATTTCAAAATATGTATGTAAATGTCATGAAGAGCATATAAAAAAGATTTTAGATGAAAAAGATATAAATAAGCTTACAATGAGTCAAATTTTATATTTGGAAGTTATATATGAATTCAAAAATCCAACTTTTCGCCAAATTGCAGAAAAATTAAATGTCAGTAAACCATCCGTTACAGCAGCCATTCAAAAACTTATACATACCGGATATGTTGAAAAAAAACAATCTATTGAAGATAAACGAGAATATCATTTAATTTTAACGAAAAAAGGACATATGCTAGTAAATGTAAATATTGATGCACACAATGCTTTTATAAATAAAATTAAAGAAATTTTAGATAACAATGAATTTGAAATATTTCAAAAACATTCTGAGAAATTAGCAAAAAAATTACAGGAATTGAAATAG
- a CDS encoding COG1361 S-layer family protein, producing the protein MNNISKIILSISCLLLLFLNVNALEINEPQFNPNIIHPGDDVDVWIKLTNNERSGESIENLRVTVNSKYPFELKQVNPKKGVYEISHLNEGESDTAYFKLHISNDASTRDYRLDVTVSYDIVEYRGGKKEVISREYTKIYYVPVYGLANFEINSNGVTITPSRTEEVKLSVSNRGTGTAKQTTLTIGSNNMINPIDTTKYYLGSIDSGSTTSFNVKLHASQNTKEGSYLIPATLNWIDEDGTEKSENINIGFVVRGDINLGISNVITEPREIKAQDTYVRIDVDFTNNGHGEARNIQIDMLNEYPFRDSWSNANFKNIGTLTSGDVKTGTFYIDVDKDAKSGTYKIPLKITYLDIFNNEHVEIHHVNIFLKPKAVLEIVPEVYVLKAGRENKILLKVQNNGTQKAESVKITAIKNTAQPFDYPQKTDSIGTLGINETGQGILVIDVDKKAVNKDYFINIEIRSVGDSEQGDNNVYLSQKTVKVKVEGRNKSITIPAALIVLIIGFGGYYVYNKRKKGRSD; encoded by the coding sequence ATGAATAACATATCTAAAATAATCTTATCAATCAGCTGCTTACTGCTGCTGTTTTTAAATGTAAACGCACTTGAAATAAACGAACCGCAGTTTAATCCAAATATTATACATCCTGGAGATGATGTTGATGTATGGATTAAATTAACAAATAATGAAAGGTCCGGTGAATCGATAGAAAATTTAAGAGTAACTGTTAATTCAAAATATCCATTTGAATTAAAACAAGTAAATCCTAAAAAAGGAGTTTATGAAATATCCCACTTAAATGAAGGAGAAAGTGACACTGCATACTTTAAACTACACATAAGTAATGATGCATCAACAAGAGACTACAGGCTTGATGTAACTGTTTCGTATGACATTGTAGAATATAGGGGCGGAAAAAAAGAAGTAATTTCAAGAGAATATACAAAAATATACTATGTTCCAGTCTATGGTTTAGCAAACTTTGAAATAAATTCAAATGGAGTTACAATAACTCCTTCAAGAACAGAAGAAGTAAAACTTAGCGTATCAAACAGGGGAACTGGAACTGCAAAGCAAACAACACTTACAATTGGTTCAAATAACATGATAAACCCTATTGATACAACAAAGTATTATCTTGGAAGTATTGATTCAGGAAGTACGACTTCATTTAATGTAAAGCTTCACGCAAGTCAAAATACAAAGGAAGGTTCTTATTTAATTCCCGCAACATTAAACTGGATTGATGAAGATGGAACTGAAAAATCTGAAAATATAAACATAGGGTTTGTAGTTAGGGGAGACATAAATTTAGGAATTTCAAACGTTATAACTGAACCAAGGGAAATAAAAGCACAAGACACCTATGTTAGAATTGATGTAGATTTTACAAACAATGGACATGGGGAAGCTAGAAATATACAAATTGATATGCTAAATGAATATCCATTCAGGGACTCATGGAGTAATGCAAACTTTAAAAACATAGGAACATTAACGTCTGGCGATGTAAAAACTGGAACATTTTATATTGATGTCGATAAAGATGCAAAATCTGGAACTTATAAAATTCCTTTAAAAATAACGTATTTAGATATATTCAACAATGAACACGTTGAAATTCACCACGTAAATATCTTTTTAAAACCAAAAGCAGTACTTGAAATTGTACCTGAAGTTTACGTTTTAAAAGCAGGTCGTGAGAATAAAATTCTTCTAAAAGTTCAAAATAATGGAACACAAAAAGCAGAAAGCGTAAAAATAACTGCAATTAAAAATACTGCTCAACCATTTGATTACCCTCAAAAAACAGATTCAATTGGAACACTTGGAATAAATGAAACCGGCCAAGGAATATTGGTAATCGATGTTGATAAAAAAGCAGTTAATAAAGACTACTTTATTAACATTGAGATAAGAAGTGTTGGAGATTCAGAACAAGGAGATAATAATGTATACCTTTCACAAAAAACTGTGAAAGTTAAAGTTGAAGGAAGAAATAAGTCTATTACAATACCTGCAGCTTTAATTGTATTAATAATAGGATTTGGCGGATATTACGTATATAACAAACGTAAAAAAGGAAGAAGTGATTAA
- a CDS encoding efflux RND transporter permease subunit — protein MINEILSKIAKSSINRPFLVLSIVFIFTLLMAGLLPNVKSQTDYEKMVPQDDPVIISFNKVRDNFGGSEIIMVGIEVVPSNSPEKVTDIRDPRVLELIDFLKKDLVSIGDVNSVYSPTDKIVVENNDIIPKDIQKVRTIYQNLPESSKNGIYSSDYSMALVHVTTDVSSDKQEELVKEINLRLKEAPIPPGIQVITTGSPAIGELMGRLMAESQAITGIAALLAIFTILYLYFKSFVKSVLPLIPVGCAIIWAAGSMAIFGIPMDMATSIMGSLLLGLGIDYGVHVYHRYEEELKKGSSLNEAIETTVITTGSAVVTTTATTVAGFAALTIAPLPMMSNMGKVCALGIFFCMAAVISILPSLIIIEERHLRPTIKKLKMQLKGDSNE, from the coding sequence ATGATTAATGAAATACTGTCTAAAATAGCAAAATCCTCTATAAATCGACCATTTTTAGTTTTATCGATTGTATTTATATTTACTTTGCTAATGGCAGGACTTTTGCCAAATGTAAAGTCGCAGACCGATTATGAAAAAATGGTTCCACAAGATGACCCTGTAATAATATCTTTTAATAAAGTTAGGGATAATTTTGGAGGTTCTGAAATAATAATGGTGGGAATTGAAGTAGTTCCATCGAATAGTCCTGAAAAAGTGACCGATATTCGTGATCCTCGTGTTTTGGAACTTATCGATTTTTTAAAAAAGGACTTAGTAAGTATTGGTGATGTAAATTCAGTATATTCCCCAACTGATAAGATAGTAGTTGAAAATAATGATATTATTCCAAAAGACATTCAAAAAGTAAGAACAATATACCAAAACTTGCCTGAAAGCTCAAAGAATGGAATATACAGTAGCGATTATTCAATGGCCTTAGTTCATGTAACTACTGATGTATCCTCAGATAAACAAGAAGAACTTGTAAAAGAAATCAATTTAAGACTTAAAGAAGCACCAATTCCCCCCGGAATTCAGGTAATTACAACAGGTTCTCCTGCAATTGGCGAACTTATGGGTCGATTAATGGCTGAAAGTCAAGCAATAACTGGAATAGCTGCCCTTTTAGCAATTTTTACGATACTTTATTTGTATTTTAAAAGCTTTGTAAAATCAGTTCTCCCACTAATTCCCGTAGGTTGTGCAATTATATGGGCAGCAGGTTCAATGGCAATATTTGGGATACCAATGGATATGGCAACATCAATAATGGGCTCATTACTTTTGGGGCTCGGGATTGATTATGGTGTGCACGTATACCATAGATACGAAGAAGAACTTAAAAAGGGAAGTTCATTAAATGAAGCAATAGAAACCACCGTAATTACTACGGGAAGTGCAGTTGTAACGACAACCGCAACAACAGTTGCAGGATTTGCAGCACTTACAATTGCACCGTTACCTATGATGTCAAATATGGGTAAAGTCTGTGCACTGGGTATATTTTTTTGTATGGCTGCAGTAATTAGTATTCTTCCATCACTTATTATCATTGAAGAACGCCATTTAAGGCCTACAATAAAAAAGCTTAAAATGCAATTAAAAGGTGATTCTAATGAATAA
- a CDS encoding permease, with amino-acid sequence MIPINSIVISLERSFNFFISSFPYIILGFLISAYIKIKLKGKLRQKFMHVLDSSKKSIIIASIIGAVLPLCSASGVPIANVMNKKGANFGITMSFIVSASSITPLGLMLIFSILGSKLAVLQIIMSIILSCIVGIIFYNEKMPLYTFEEFDIKKEENYLSILYNQSKNLMPPIIFGFLLSGFLMEFIPKDIILYALSNSLMMYFYVSFARIFIFLCPHALIPLINSVSVNGVSNGLIISFLISAPTLGLPMIFALNKSYGKYITIKYILSVIISSAFLGIIYDSLF; translated from the coding sequence ATGATACCAATTAATTCGATAGTTATTTCATTAGAACGCTCTTTTAATTTTTTTATTTCTTCATTTCCGTATATTATTTTAGGGTTTTTAATTTCTGCATACATCAAAATAAAATTAAAGGGAAAGTTAAGGCAAAAGTTTATGCATGTACTTGATAGTTCAAAAAAATCAATAATAATAGCATCAATAATTGGTGCGGTTTTACCGCTTTGCTCTGCAAGTGGCGTTCCAATTGCAAATGTAATGAATAAAAAAGGTGCAAATTTTGGAATTACAATGTCTTTTATTGTTTCGGCATCATCAATTACCCCATTAGGCCTAATGCTTATATTTTCAATTTTGGGGTCAAAATTAGCAGTTTTACAAATTATTATGTCAATAATTTTGTCATGCATTGTTGGTATCATATTTTACAATGAAAAAATGCCGTTATATACTTTTGAAGAATTTGATATAAAAAAAGAAGAAAACTATTTGTCAATCCTATATAATCAATCCAAAAATTTAATGCCCCCAATAATTTTTGGATTTTTACTATCTGGATTTTTAATGGAGTTTATTCCAAAAGATATAATCCTTTATGCCCTTTCAAATAGTCTTATGATGTACTTTTATGTTTCTTTTGCAAGAATTTTTATATTTTTATGCCCTCATGCACTAATTCCTTTAATAAATTCTGTAAGCGTTAACGGTGTTTCCAATGGATTAATAATCTCATTTTTAATTTCAGCACCTACGCTTGGCCTTCCAATGATTTTTGCATTAAATAAATCTTACGGTAAATATATAACTATAAAATACATATTATCAGTTATAATTTCCAGTGCATTTCTTGGAATAATTTATGATAGTTTATTTTAG
- a CDS encoding 4Fe-4S binding protein produces the protein MEKISKFKLRIKLLKYAKYGFFLAAIPSVVLVIFRCPYTVPFLACDLCAVLDCPSRHYRKPILVGLLGYVAVTKSDFCGRVCPLGTLHDIFTKIRLTISKKSFKISPELKLIFELLKYTIFAFVIVALLNGNPRFYTPIQAGNLLNSIWISIVAGGDAYLGRLLLVLGAISIGIILPRFWCRYACPYGTTIQLTKKGITKIKQHKCSNCGKHDTN, from the coding sequence ATGGAAAAAATTTCAAAGTTTAAACTTAGAATAAAATTATTAAAATATGCTAAATATGGATTTTTTTTAGCAGCGATTCCTTCTGTAGTGCTAGTTATATTTAGGTGCCCATATACAGTTCCTTTTTTAGCATGTGATTTATGTGCTGTTTTAGACTGTCCTTCAAGACACTACCGAAAGCCAATATTAGTTGGACTTTTAGGTTATGTTGCGGTAACAAAATCGGATTTTTGCGGAAGAGTATGTCCTTTAGGTACTCTTCATGATATATTTACTAAAATTCGGTTAACAATATCTAAAAAATCATTTAAAATATCTCCGGAACTTAAATTAATATTTGAACTTTTAAAGTATACCATATTTGCATTTGTAATAGTTGCACTACTAAATGGAAATCCTAGGTTTTACACGCCAATTCAGGCAGGAAACCTTTTAAATTCCATATGGATTTCAATTGTTGCAGGAGGAGATGCATACCTTGGAAGACTTTTACTTGTTTTAGGAGCAATTTCAATTGGGATTATCCTCCCTAGGTTCTGGTGTAGGTATGCATGCCCATACGGAACAACGATACAGCTTACAAAAAAAGGAATAACCAAAATAAAACAGCACAAGTGTAGCAATTGTGGAAAACATGATACCAATTAA
- a CDS encoding extracellular solute-binding protein: MKSKFWALVIGLVAVTVLFSGCTTNNPSNNKDILVVYSCGGPTEAVSEVNSEFEKEYGVEIRFTGAAAGTLRKSLEAGAYADVFLPRSVMHSEVLEKAGLMNPDYKVYMFTDWVIVTPKGNPKEISTMEDLLRNDVKVYTNTKSTIPAKNAMAPKAELIDKIYEKTSKDHDCYRKMMMDVVNSNTDAALVERRLTTLNGVAGNVEVIDLPRETMAPQIGIFSVGVMSYSKQKELAYKYQEFLLSEKAQNILQKHGFITLNSKEGQYIFENYYPQYLSLNN, encoded by the coding sequence ATGAAATCAAAATTTTGGGCATTAGTAATAGGCCTTGTTGCAGTTACTGTTCTTTTCAGTGGATGTACAACAAATAATCCTTCCAATAATAAAGACATATTGGTAGTTTACAGTTGTGGGGGCCCAACTGAAGCCGTTTCAGAAGTTAACAGTGAGTTTGAAAAGGAATATGGGGTTGAAATAAGATTTACAGGGGCTGCAGCCGGAACTTTAAGAAAATCCTTGGAGGCAGGTGCATATGCTGATGTATTTTTACCAAGGTCAGTTATGCATTCTGAAGTTTTAGAAAAAGCAGGTTTAATGAATCCAGATTATAAGGTCTATATGTTTACTGACTGGGTGATTGTAACTCCTAAGGGAAACCCTAAGGAAATTTCAACAATGGAAGATTTATTGAGAAATGATGTTAAAGTATATACAAACACTAAATCGACAATTCCTGCTAAAAATGCAATGGCGCCAAAAGCGGAATTAATTGATAAAATATATGAAAAAACTTCAAAAGATCACGATTGCTATAGAAAAATGATGATGGACGTAGTAAATAGTAATACTGATGCTGCACTTGTTGAAAGAAGGCTTACTACATTAAACGGAGTAGCTGGAAACGTTGAAGTTATTGACCTTCCAAGGGAGACAATGGCTCCACAAATAGGTATTTTTTCAGTTGGGGTTATGAGCTATTCAAAACAGAAAGAATTAGCATACAAATACCAAGAGTTTTTATTATCTGAAAAAGCACAGAATATCCTTCAAAAACATGGATTTATAACCTTAAATTCTAAAGAAGGACAGTATATTTTTGAAAATTACTACCCTCAATACCTATCTTTAAATAATTAA